One part of the Lapillicoccus jejuensis genome encodes these proteins:
- the pstC gene encoding phosphate ABC transporter permease subunit PstC, whose protein sequence is MSSVTGVSAVDDLPDGPGSGGPGPDLASTGRLGDRVFGGAASAAGIVVIALVTLIGVFLLAQAIPALARDQVNFLTSREWNVDGDQPRFGIVELLWTTVSSSVIAMLIAVPVGVGVALFITQYAPRWLRRPAASLVDLLAAVPSIVYGLWGALVFSSVIDPVEAFFQKVLGWFPLFSATGVSGGTIFFIGIVLAIMVLPIVTALSREVFDQTPSTHKEGALALGATQWEMIRTAVLPFGRPGVISAAMLALGRALGETIAVTFLVSTLAPGSAWTWSLFNGGETFASRIANNAAEFDNPQKTGAFIAAGLVLFVLTFVVNAIARVVIERRKAFSE, encoded by the coding sequence GTGTCATCCGTCACCGGCGTCTCCGCCGTCGACGATCTCCCCGACGGCCCCGGGTCGGGTGGACCCGGACCGGACCTGGCCTCGACCGGCCGGCTGGGGGACCGCGTCTTCGGCGGCGCCGCCAGCGCCGCGGGGATCGTCGTCATCGCGCTCGTCACGCTCATCGGCGTCTTCCTGCTCGCCCAGGCCATCCCGGCGCTGGCCCGCGACCAGGTCAACTTCCTCACCTCGCGCGAGTGGAACGTCGACGGCGACCAGCCGCGGTTCGGCATCGTCGAGCTGCTGTGGACCACGGTGTCGTCGTCGGTCATCGCCATGCTCATCGCGGTGCCGGTCGGGGTCGGCGTGGCCCTGTTCATCACCCAGTACGCGCCGCGCTGGCTGCGCCGCCCCGCCGCGAGCCTCGTGGACCTGCTCGCCGCGGTGCCCTCGATCGTCTACGGGCTGTGGGGCGCGCTCGTCTTCTCCTCGGTGATCGACCCGGTCGAGGCGTTCTTCCAGAAGGTCCTGGGCTGGTTCCCGCTGTTCTCGGCCACCGGGGTGAGCGGCGGCACGATCTTCTTCATCGGCATCGTTCTGGCCATCATGGTGCTGCCGATCGTCACCGCGCTCTCCCGCGAGGTCTTCGACCAGACCCCGTCGACGCACAAGGAGGGCGCTCTGGCCCTCGGGGCGACGCAGTGGGAGATGATCCGCACTGCGGTGCTGCCCTTCGGGCGGCCCGGCGTCATCTCGGCCGCCATGCTCGCCCTCGGACGCGCGCTCGGCGAGACCATCGCCGTGACCTTCCTCGTCTCCACCCTGGCCCCGGGCTCCGCCTGGACCTGGTCGCTGTTCAACGGCGGCGAGACGTTCGCCTCGCGCATCGCCAACAACGCGGCGGAGTTCGACAACCCGCAGAAGACCGGCGCGTTCATCGCCGCCGGTCTCGTCCTCTTCGTCCTCACCTTCGTCGTCAACGCCATCGCCCGGGTCGTCATCGAGCGCAGGAAGGCCTTCTCCGAATGA
- the eccCa gene encoding type VII secretion protein EccCa — protein sequence MRPAPALPEAEGAALTAVGAAVPLLGAVGSVAVVVSTGHGSVQGWLMAGGVMLASSAFAAATLWRTRAVRDDRIRRGRLAHGAHLDELRRTVLSAARRQRDDSLRRHPDPLALASGAARVDGRRRGGSDHLLVRYGVTDAPLELTLQVADPPPEQDTDPVAQHALDRFLVTHTRVGGVPAVLRLERGGVVRVQGPAEAARALVRALVGQAVAAHDPRGLAVALVAPPGRRPEWEWLKWLPHVRADGGAARPTDLGPRHLVVDHPDGLEDLLGRAVGAASGRDADARVLVVVDDATAVGPPPPGPVGRATYLVLGADRGQDHPGAHRPPVDHLSTAAEETVLVVADAGPRAGAVTVVELVTPSGVRERAVADGLDLTCADALARRVPPWEAEPPDARAEDDLARLLHLDAHGRPRVCVDRTGDPRLQVELGRSPDGRHVVLDLEEAALGGAGPHGLVIGATGSGKSELLRTLLLGLVTAHRPDRLNLLLVDFKGGATFTGLRDLPHVSAVITNLADDLGLVDRMRDALDGELHRRQELLGAAGGLASRQAYEAARLAGRPDLPPLPSLLVVVDEFSELLSARPELVDLFVTVGRVGRSLGLHLLLAAQRLEEGRLRGLDSHLSYRVALRTFSATESRAVIGTAQAHELPTTPGVGFLRTGPDAPVRFTTTYVSGPAGASRRLQGMQADAPPPTRAAAPADRPEVRPFRLHPLEPGTSPEPTVVGAGRQGPAAGTGPSVLEVVVDRLRGSSPRARPVWLPPPDRSPSLGSLLPDLARVDGQGLTSPSWRARGRLTVPLGVVDRPRQQRYDVLTADLSGEAGHVAVVGAPRSGRSTTLATLVGALALTHSPQELRVHVLDFGGGALAPLADLPHVAAVAGRAQPELVRRVVAEVRAVADAREAGAGHDRAEVLLVVDQWATLRSDFPELEPVLTELAQRGLSHGVHLALATTRWADLRPALRDVLGTRVELRLGDPLDSEVDRRQAARVPLGRPGRALSVGGHHALVARPQLADDPGPCTDDGLAGLVAAVHDAWDGPVPTRLRVLPSLVRLDEVRRHPALGTEDRQLLLGLDSTGLSPVGLDLTQDPHLLVLGESRAGRTATVRTLLREIARRHRPAQAQVFLVDPRRGLLGELDDDLCADRASTGDDAARLVRELAAALRERLPGPGVTAAQLRDRSWWSGAAAFLVVDDADLLPGAAFEPLVPLLPHARDVGLHVLLARRSAGLSRRPHPVVTALDDLDQPVLLLGGPGGPGDGRSPAGSLATATRPAAVVGRGRLTRRSGVTELQVAVADALA from the coding sequence GTGAGGCCCGCGCCCGCCCTGCCCGAGGCGGAGGGCGCGGCGCTGACCGCGGTCGGCGCCGCCGTCCCGCTGCTCGGCGCCGTCGGGTCGGTCGCCGTCGTCGTCTCGACGGGGCACGGCTCGGTGCAGGGATGGCTCATGGCGGGCGGGGTGATGCTGGCGTCGTCGGCCTTCGCGGCGGCGACGCTGTGGCGCACCCGGGCGGTGCGTGACGACCGGATCCGTCGGGGTCGTCTGGCTCACGGCGCCCACCTCGACGAGCTCCGACGCACCGTCCTGTCCGCGGCCCGCCGGCAGCGCGATGACTCGCTGCGCCGCCACCCGGACCCGCTGGCCCTCGCGAGCGGCGCCGCCCGCGTCGACGGGCGTCGGCGCGGCGGCTCCGACCACCTGCTCGTGCGGTACGGCGTCACCGACGCCCCGCTCGAGCTGACCCTGCAGGTCGCGGACCCGCCGCCGGAGCAGGACACCGACCCCGTCGCGCAGCACGCCCTCGACCGGTTCCTGGTCACGCACACCCGCGTCGGCGGGGTGCCGGCGGTGCTGCGGCTCGAGAGGGGAGGGGTCGTGCGGGTGCAGGGGCCGGCCGAGGCCGCCAGGGCGCTCGTCCGAGCCCTGGTCGGCCAGGCCGTCGCGGCCCACGACCCCCGCGGCCTCGCCGTCGCGCTGGTCGCACCCCCGGGTCGACGGCCCGAGTGGGAATGGCTGAAGTGGCTGCCGCACGTGCGGGCCGACGGCGGGGCCGCACGACCCACGGACCTCGGACCCCGTCACCTCGTCGTCGACCACCCGGACGGGCTCGAGGACCTGCTCGGGCGGGCGGTCGGCGCGGCATCGGGACGGGACGCCGACGCCCGGGTCCTCGTGGTGGTGGACGATGCGACCGCGGTGGGTCCACCGCCGCCGGGCCCGGTCGGCCGGGCGACGTACCTGGTGCTCGGCGCGGATCGGGGGCAGGACCACCCGGGAGCGCATCGTCCACCCGTCGACCACCTGAGCACCGCCGCGGAGGAGACCGTCCTCGTGGTCGCCGACGCGGGACCACGGGCGGGAGCGGTCACCGTCGTCGAGCTGGTCACCCCCTCGGGGGTGCGGGAGCGGGCGGTGGCGGACGGACTGGACCTCACGTGCGCCGACGCGCTGGCGCGCCGCGTGCCGCCCTGGGAGGCCGAGCCCCCCGACGCCCGGGCCGAGGACGACCTCGCGCGGTTGCTGCACCTCGACGCCCACGGCCGTCCCCGGGTGTGCGTCGACCGGACCGGCGACCCGCGGCTCCAGGTCGAGCTGGGCCGCTCCCCCGACGGGCGGCACGTCGTCCTGGACCTCGAGGAGGCGGCCCTCGGCGGTGCGGGACCGCACGGCCTCGTCATCGGGGCGACCGGCTCGGGCAAGTCGGAGCTGCTGCGCACCCTCCTGCTCGGGCTCGTCACCGCGCACCGACCCGATCGGCTCAACCTGCTGCTCGTCGACTTCAAGGGGGGTGCCACCTTCACCGGGCTGCGCGACCTGCCGCACGTGTCGGCCGTCATCACCAACCTCGCCGACGACCTCGGCCTCGTCGACCGGATGCGCGACGCCCTGGACGGGGAGCTGCACCGCCGGCAGGAGCTGCTCGGCGCGGCCGGGGGCCTGGCCTCGCGGCAGGCGTACGAGGCGGCGCGCCTGGCCGGGCGCCCCGACCTGCCCCCGCTGCCGAGCCTCCTCGTGGTCGTCGACGAGTTCTCGGAGCTGCTCTCGGCCCGCCCCGAGCTCGTCGACCTGTTCGTCACCGTCGGTCGGGTCGGCCGCTCCCTCGGCCTGCACCTGCTGCTGGCCGCGCAGCGTCTCGAGGAGGGCCGGCTGCGCGGGCTCGACAGCCACCTGTCCTACCGCGTCGCCCTGCGCACCTTCTCGGCGACGGAGTCGCGTGCCGTCATCGGCACCGCGCAGGCGCACGAGCTGCCGACCACGCCGGGCGTGGGGTTCCTGCGCACCGGTCCGGACGCACCGGTCCGCTTCACGACGACGTACGTCTCCGGGCCGGCCGGCGCGTCCCGGCGCCTGCAGGGGATGCAGGCCGACGCGCCGCCCCCGACCCGGGCGGCCGCCCCCGCCGACCGTCCGGAGGTCCGGCCGTTCCGTCTGCACCCGCTGGAGCCGGGCACCTCCCCCGAGCCGACGGTCGTCGGGGCCGGACGGCAGGGGCCGGCCGCGGGGACCGGTCCCTCCGTGCTCGAGGTCGTCGTCGACCGGCTGCGGGGTTCGTCCCCGCGAGCCCGCCCGGTGTGGCTGCCCCCACCCGACCGGTCCCCCTCGCTCGGGTCGCTGCTGCCGGACCTCGCCCGCGTGGACGGGCAGGGTCTGACCTCGCCCTCCTGGCGCGCCAGGGGTCGGCTCACCGTCCCGCTGGGGGTGGTCGACCGCCCGCGCCAGCAGCGGTACGACGTCCTGACGGCCGACCTCTCCGGCGAGGCCGGCCACGTGGCCGTCGTCGGCGCGCCCCGCTCGGGACGGTCGACGACCCTGGCCACGCTCGTGGGGGCGCTGGCGCTCACCCACTCCCCGCAGGAGCTGCGGGTGCACGTCCTCGACTTCGGGGGCGGGGCCCTGGCGCCGCTCGCGGACCTGCCGCACGTGGCCGCGGTCGCGGGCCGCGCCCAGCCGGAGCTCGTCCGCCGGGTCGTGGCCGAGGTGCGGGCCGTCGCCGACGCCCGTGAGGCCGGGGCGGGCCACGACCGGGCGGAGGTGCTGCTCGTCGTCGACCAGTGGGCCACGCTGCGCAGCGACTTCCCCGAGCTCGAGCCGGTGCTGACGGAGCTGGCCCAGCGCGGGCTCAGCCACGGGGTCCACCTCGCGCTCGCGACGACCCGCTGGGCGGACCTGCGGCCCGCGCTGCGTGACGTCCTCGGCACCCGCGTCGAGCTGCGCCTCGGCGACCCGCTCGACTCCGAGGTCGACCGTCGGCAGGCCGCTCGGGTCCCCCTCGGCCGGCCGGGTCGCGCTCTGAGCGTCGGCGGCCACCACGCCCTCGTGGCCCGTCCCCAGCTCGCGGACGACCCCGGCCCGTGCACGGACGACGGTCTGGCCGGACTGGTCGCCGCGGTCCACGACGCCTGGGACGGCCCGGTGCCGACCCGGCTGCGCGTGCTCCCCTCGCTCGTCCGCCTCGACGAGGTCCGGCGCCACCCCGCGCTCGGCACGGAGGACCGGCAGCTGCTCCTCGGCCTCGACTCCACGGGGTTGTCCCCCGTCGGTCTGGACCTCACCCAGGACCCCCACCTGCTCGTCCTCGGCGAGAGCCGCGCCGGTCGGACCGCGACGGTGCGCACGCTCTTGCGCGAGATCGCGAGGCGGCACCGGCCGGCGCAGGCCCAGGTCTTCCTCGTCGACCCCCGCCGCGGTCTGCTCGGCGAGCTGGACGACGACCTCTGCGCCGACCGCGCCTCGACCGGCGACGACGCCGCCCGCCTCGTGCGCGAGCTCGCGGCGGCGCTGCGGGAGCGACTGCCCGGCCCCGGCGTCACCGCGGCCCAGCTGCGCGACCGCTCCTGGTGGAGCGGCGCCGCGGCCTTCCTCGTCGTGGACGACGCCGACCTGCTGCCGGGGGCAGCCTTCGAGCCGCTCGTGCCCCTGCTCCCCCATGCCCGGGACGTCGGCCTGCACGTCCTGCTCGCGCGACGGTCGGCGGGGCTGTCCCGTCGGCCGCATCCCGTCGTCACCGCCCTCGACGACCTCGACCAGCCCGTCCTGCTCCTCGGCGGACCCGGCGGACCCGGCGACGGCCGGTCCCCGGCCGGCTCGCTCGCCACCGCCACCCGGCCGGCGGCCGTCGTCGGGCGCGGCCGGCTCACCCGGCGGTCGGGCGTGACCGAGCTCCAGGTCGCCGTCGCGGACGCCCTCGCCTGA
- a CDS encoding EsaB/YukD family protein: MERALTPAPLLALRVVSDGEDRDLLVPGDVPVVELLAELVGVDGRSAASGRAPSGRLVRVDGTPVRPELGLRDQGVPDGSVLTLVAAEGPSDHDAVDDPVAAVDAVLLRRAGAWSGGRSGGRSGGRSGVAAARAGGSVGRSLLLGLLGVLSAGALVPSPLLPLARGGTLVLVLAGVLALVTAVGGVLAARLSGDVRTASTGLGAAVLVAAAATLPGVPSVPGLLVRASVLLGLLALTIGLAFPCRRDAALAPALVALGALGAAGALLAAPVTSLQVAVVSLGAGALAVRAVPWVAVAAAGLDRTTQVSPAGRHRPGSLGGVDLDAVAVAVDRARRMTRAATWGLGAVATAAAGVVAGSGHGGLLLVACLGLLLASVERRSEPGLRVARWTTGGAVLGVGWLAAGARLPGAVPVALGAAVLVAVAVVAQVGTSAAAARSGHAVVGVGGVGGGSALTAVAGRLRATAEVVAYTAVPALVACTLGLLPTPWGLP; this comes from the coding sequence GTGGAGCGGGCACTGACGCCCGCACCGCTGCTCGCGCTGCGGGTCGTGAGCGACGGTGAGGACCGTGACCTGCTCGTCCCCGGCGACGTCCCGGTGGTGGAGCTGCTGGCCGAGCTCGTCGGCGTCGACGGTCGCTCGGCCGCGTCGGGGCGGGCCCCGTCGGGGCGGCTGGTCCGGGTGGACGGCACACCGGTGCGGCCGGAGCTGGGGCTGCGCGACCAGGGCGTGCCCGACGGCTCGGTGCTGACCCTCGTGGCGGCCGAGGGGCCGTCGGACCACGACGCGGTCGACGACCCGGTCGCCGCCGTCGACGCGGTGCTGCTGAGGCGGGCCGGCGCATGGTCCGGCGGGCGGTCCGGCGGGCGGTCCGGCGGGCGGTCCGGCGTCGCGGCCGCACGCGCGGGCGGCTCCGTCGGGCGATCGCTCCTGTTGGGACTGCTCGGTGTCCTGTCGGCCGGGGCCCTCGTCCCGTCACCGCTCCTCCCGCTCGCCCGCGGGGGGACCCTCGTCCTCGTCCTCGCGGGCGTCCTCGCTCTCGTCACGGCCGTCGGCGGGGTCCTCGCGGCCCGTCTGTCCGGCGACGTCCGGACGGCGTCGACCGGGCTCGGCGCCGCCGTCCTCGTCGCGGCCGCCGCCACCCTGCCCGGGGTCCCGTCCGTCCCCGGTCTCCTCGTCCGCGCGAGCGTCCTGCTCGGTCTGCTCGCCCTGACGATCGGCCTGGCGTTCCCGTGCCGACGGGACGCGGCCCTCGCCCCGGCCCTGGTGGCCCTCGGGGCCCTGGGCGCGGCCGGCGCGCTGCTCGCCGCACCCGTGACGAGCCTCCAGGTCGCCGTCGTCTCCCTCGGCGCCGGCGCGCTCGCCGTGCGGGCGGTCCCGTGGGTGGCGGTCGCCGCGGCCGGCCTCGACCGGACCACGCAGGTCTCGCCCGCCGGTCGGCACCGGCCGGGGTCCCTCGGCGGGGTCGACCTGGACGCCGTCGCGGTGGCCGTCGACCGGGCCCGACGGATGACCCGGGCCGCGACGTGGGGCCTGGGGGCGGTCGCCACGGCCGCGGCCGGGGTCGTCGCCGGGTCGGGTCACGGCGGGCTCCTGCTGGTGGCCTGCCTGGGACTGCTGCTCGCCTCGGTGGAGCGCCGCAGCGAGCCCGGCCTGCGCGTCGCCCGGTGGACGACCGGTGGGGCGGTCCTCGGTGTGGGGTGGCTGGCGGCGGGCGCCCGCCTCCCGGGAGCGGTCCCCGTCGCTCTGGGGGCTGCCGTCCTCGTCGCGGTGGCCGTCGTGGCCCAGGTCGGGACGAGTGCGGCAGCGGCCCGGTCGGGCCACGCCGTCGTCGGCGTCGGCGGCGTGGGCGGGGGCAGCGCCCTCACCGCCGTCGCAGGTCGGCTCCGGGCGACCGCCGAGGTCGTCGCCTACACCGCCGTCCCAGCCCTGGTCGCCTGCACGCTCGGGCTGCTGCCCACCCCGTGGGGTCTGCCGTGA
- the pstB gene encoding phosphate ABC transporter ATP-binding protein PstB: MGKRIDVKDLNVYYSDFLAVEGVTMTVEPRSVTAFIGPSGCGKSTFLRTLNRMHEVIPGGRVEGSVRLDDQDLYAKEIDPVAVRRSVGMVFQRPNPFPTMSIYDNVVAGLRLNGVKGRKALDEAVETSLKGANLWNEVKDRLKKPGAGLSGGQQQRLCIARAIAVRPQVLLMDEPCSALDPISTLAIEDLVNELKTDYTIVIVTHNMQQAARVSDRTAFFNLAATGKPGKLIEIDDTTRIFNNPKERATEDYISGRFG; encoded by the coding sequence ATGGGCAAGCGCATCGACGTCAAGGACCTCAACGTCTACTACAGCGACTTCCTCGCTGTCGAGGGCGTGACGATGACGGTGGAGCCCCGCTCGGTCACCGCCTTCATCGGTCCGTCCGGCTGCGGCAAGTCGACCTTCCTGCGGACCCTCAACCGGATGCACGAGGTCATCCCCGGCGGTCGGGTCGAGGGCAGCGTGCGCCTCGACGACCAGGACCTCTACGCCAAGGAGATCGACCCGGTGGCCGTCCGCCGCTCGGTCGGCATGGTCTTCCAGCGGCCGAACCCGTTCCCGACGATGTCGATCTACGACAACGTCGTCGCCGGGCTGCGGCTCAACGGCGTCAAGGGGCGCAAGGCCCTCGACGAGGCGGTCGAGACCTCGCTCAAGGGGGCCAACCTGTGGAACGAGGTCAAGGACCGGCTGAAGAAGCCCGGTGCGGGCCTGTCCGGCGGCCAGCAGCAGCGGCTGTGCATCGCGCGCGCCATCGCGGTGCGGCCGCAGGTGCTGCTCATGGACGAGCCGTGCTCCGCGCTCGACCCCATCTCGACGCTCGCCATCGAGGACCTCGTCAACGAGCTGAAGACCGACTACACGATCGTCATCGTCACCCACAACATGCAGCAGGCCGCGCGGGTGTCGGACCGGACGGCGTTCTTCAACCTCGCCGCCACCGGCAAGCCCGGCAAGCTCATCGAGATCGACGACACCACGCGGATCTTCAACAACCCGAAGGAGCGCGCGACCGAGGACTACATCTCGGGTCGCTTCGGCTGA
- a CDS encoding WXG100 family type VII secretion target, whose protein sequence is MTVTQQQRTGAQRVAAGRVREQRAVFDRDLAAVLSEAQSLRATYQGPAATAFFALVGQWLDDAGAIVRDLEGFAERMDRQEVDVAAQQEASASGFTRAGHRLATRF, encoded by the coding sequence ATGACCGTCACCCAGCAGCAACGCACCGGGGCCCAGCGCGTCGCGGCGGGGCGCGTGCGCGAGCAGCGCGCCGTCTTCGACCGCGACCTCGCCGCGGTGCTCAGCGAGGCGCAGTCCCTGCGCGCCACCTACCAGGGGCCGGCCGCCACGGCCTTCTTCGCCCTCGTGGGTCAGTGGCTCGACGACGCCGGCGCCATCGTCCGCGACCTCGAGGGGTTCGCCGAGCGGATGGACCGCCAGGAGGTCGACGTCGCGGCCCAGCAGGAGGCGTCGGCGTCGGGCTTCACCCGGGCGGGCCACCGGCTCGCCACCCGCTTCTGA
- a CDS encoding WXG100 family type VII secretion target, translating to MTDGLIRVGADQLDQMSDHLRTTHARMSTGFADLSGDLLRTIADWGDGTASREAYDAFKVRVDRLFQEMFAAVEAMPPLVTQAAQDARDGESRRAAMWSGH from the coding sequence ATGACCGACGGCCTGATCCGGGTCGGAGCCGACCAGCTCGACCAGATGTCCGACCACCTGCGAACGACCCACGCGAGGATGAGCACCGGCTTCGCCGACCTCTCGGGTGACCTGCTGCGCACCATCGCCGACTGGGGTGACGGCACGGCGTCCCGCGAGGCGTACGACGCCTTCAAGGTCCGGGTCGACCGCCTGTTCCAGGAGATGTTCGCCGCCGTCGAGGCCATGCCGCCGCTGGTCACCCAGGCGGCGCAGGACGCCCGGGACGGCGAGAGCCGACGGGCGGCGATGTGGAGCGGGCACTGA
- the eccB gene encoding type VII secretion protein EccB has protein sequence MTAGPDDRSVLGPRPPVDRGTRDRLVRSATRDPARCGVAPAGGRGASRERRRWPAFVGGVLVTSVLVAVVSVVAAVRAPARTALAEGDLLVGRVSAARYLELGGRLHPVLNVASARLVTTTAPRTVVVDDEVLTSMPHGPTLGIAGAPDDLPAPDRLLPTAGWLACADGPAVRLRLGDGGGRTGSASPTTTPTTTPSTAPASAPTTASTAPGTGSGSLPAATVVGPGPSPVRYLLVDGRRLALPPGAAAALTDAVGRSAPTQPLPAALLDLFPPGTPLDAASLTLGPGVGAALPASLRRPGVERVGQLVRTGGSTAVALADGLLPLDPFAAAVYAATAPSALGHPVELAEADLGSVPLSDHDDPAPDDWPRERPGPRTGTPCAGLAPAVDGATAATTLVLTPPTSPTAPTPPAATAAAPAPGSADPPDGAVRATVDVPPGGGALVRVGPAGADGPVLLVDGTGTAFPVADPVEQTLSRLGYSGQPVPSVPAAWAALLPRGPELSIVAAGRGPR, from the coding sequence GTGACGGCCGGCCCGGACGACCGCAGCGTCCTCGGCCCGCGCCCCCCGGTGGACCGGGGGACCCGCGACAGGCTGGTCCGCTCCGCCACCCGCGACCCGGCCCGGTGCGGTGTCGCGCCGGCGGGGGGTCGCGGCGCGAGCCGTGAGCGGCGACGGTGGCCGGCGTTCGTCGGCGGGGTGCTGGTCACGTCGGTCCTGGTCGCGGTGGTCTCGGTGGTCGCCGCCGTGCGTGCCCCCGCCCGCACCGCCCTCGCCGAGGGCGACCTCCTCGTCGGTCGGGTCTCGGCCGCGCGCTACCTCGAGCTGGGTGGGCGGTTGCACCCGGTGCTCAACGTCGCCTCCGCCCGGCTCGTCACCACGACCGCGCCCCGGACGGTGGTCGTCGACGACGAGGTGCTCACGTCGATGCCGCACGGGCCGACGCTCGGCATCGCGGGTGCCCCCGACGACCTGCCGGCCCCCGACCGGCTGCTGCCCACGGCGGGGTGGCTGGCCTGCGCCGACGGTCCGGCCGTGCGACTGCGGCTCGGCGACGGTGGCGGCCGGACCGGCTCCGCGTCCCCGACCACCACCCCGACCACCACCCCCTCCACCGCACCGGCCTCCGCACCGACCACCGCCTCGACCGCGCCGGGGACCGGATCCGGGTCGCTCCCGGCGGCCACCGTGGTCGGCCCCGGCCCCTCGCCGGTCCGCTACCTCCTCGTCGACGGACGGCGTCTCGCCCTGCCCCCCGGCGCGGCGGCGGCGCTGACGGACGCGGTGGGCAGGTCCGCGCCGACGCAGCCCCTGCCCGCCGCCCTCCTCGACCTCTTCCCACCGGGGACGCCGCTCGATGCCGCGTCGCTCACCCTCGGCCCGGGCGTCGGCGCTGCTCTCCCGGCGTCCCTGCGGCGCCCGGGCGTCGAGCGCGTCGGGCAGCTCGTGCGCACCGGCGGGTCGACCGCGGTCGCGCTCGCCGACGGTCTGCTGCCGCTGGACCCGTTCGCCGCCGCCGTCTACGCCGCGACGGCCCCGTCCGCGCTCGGCCACCCGGTCGAGCTCGCCGAGGCGGACCTCGGGTCCGTCCCGCTCAGCGACCACGACGACCCGGCACCGGACGACTGGCCGCGCGAACGGCCGGGACCCCGGACGGGGACGCCGTGCGCCGGCCTCGCCCCCGCCGTGGACGGAGCGACGGCGGCAACGACGCTCGTCCTCACGCCGCCCACCTCGCCCACCGCGCCCACCCCGCCGGCCGCCACGGCCGCGGCACCCGCTCCCGGCTCGGCCGACCCGCCCGACGGCGCGGTGCGCGCCACCGTCGACGTCCCTCCCGGTGGGGGTGCGCTGGTCCGGGTCGGCCCGGCCGGGGCTGACGGTCCGGTGCTCCTCGTCGACGGGACCGGTACAGCCTTCCCCGTTGCCGACCCCGTCGAGCAGACCCTGTCCCGTCTGGGGTACTCCGGGCAGCCCGTACCGAGCGTCCCGGCCGCGTGGGCCGCCCTGCTGCCCCGGGGTCCGGAGCTGTCGATCGTGGCGGCAGGACGGGGGCCGCGGTAG
- the pstA gene encoding phosphate ABC transporter permease PstA → MSSAAETSRAADAGRVVAAPTARTASGGDFDLGSKSRGRAARDQVARVVMWLSFALATIPLVWILWTVASRGLSLLLSSGWWTLSQRNINSDDVGGGAVHAIQGTVIQALTTAVIAVPIGVLTAIFLVEYGRGPLARAVSFMVDILTGVPSIVAALFVYAIWVTAFGFERVAFAVCLALVLLMIPVVVRSTEEMLKLVPNELREASYALGVPKWKTITKVVIPTAFSGMVTGVLLGLARVMGETAPLLILGPYTKSIATNLFGGLMPTLPTMINQDRTELGLAPAVQRMWATALTLILLVLLLNLAGRVIARFGAVKS, encoded by the coding sequence ATGAGCTCCGCCGCCGAGACCAGCCGCGCGGCCGACGCCGGTCGCGTCGTCGCCGCCCCCACCGCCCGCACGGCGTCCGGGGGCGACTTCGACCTCGGGTCGAAGTCGCGGGGCCGCGCCGCCCGCGACCAGGTGGCCCGGGTCGTCATGTGGCTGTCCTTCGCCCTCGCGACGATCCCGCTCGTGTGGATCCTGTGGACGGTCGCCTCGCGCGGCCTGTCGCTGCTCCTCTCGTCGGGCTGGTGGACGCTGTCGCAGCGCAACATCAACTCCGACGACGTCGGCGGCGGCGCCGTGCACGCCATCCAGGGCACGGTCATCCAGGCCCTGACGACCGCGGTCATCGCGGTGCCGATCGGCGTGCTGACGGCGATCTTCCTCGTCGAGTACGGCCGTGGACCGCTGGCGCGCGCCGTGTCGTTCATGGTCGACATCCTCACCGGGGTGCCCTCGATCGTCGCCGCCCTGTTCGTCTACGCGATCTGGGTCACCGCCTTCGGCTTCGAGCGGGTCGCCTTCGCCGTCTGCCTGGCCCTCGTGCTGCTGATGATCCCGGTCGTCGTCCGCAGCACCGAGGAGATGCTCAAGCTCGTGCCCAACGAGCTGCGCGAGGCGTCGTACGCCCTCGGCGTGCCCAAGTGGAAGACCATCACCAAGGTGGTCATCCCCACCGCCTTCTCCGGGATGGTCACCGGGGTGCTGCTCGGCCTCGCCCGCGTCATGGGCGAGACCGCGCCGCTGCTCATCCTCGGGCCCTACACCAAGAGCATCGCGACCAACCTCTTCGGCGGGCTGATGCCGACGCTGCCGACGATGATCAACCAGGACCGCACCGAGCTGGGGCTCGCCCCGGCGGTGCAGCGCATGTGGGCCACCGCACTCACCCTCATCCTGCTCGTGCTCCTGCTCAACCTCGCCGGCCGGGTCATCGCCCGCTTCGGCGCGGTCAAGAGCTGA